A region of Pyxidicoccus parkwaysis DNA encodes the following proteins:
- a CDS encoding LytR/AlgR family response regulator transcription factor encodes MSPPLRVLVADDELLARKRLSRLLAAFPDLEVCGEAADGEAVLAAVRAGGVDVVLLDIHMPGLSGLDALALMPEGRPRVILCTAHAEHAVDAFNHGAVDYVLKPVEPARLQKALERARARLEESAREAPAVSAEKPAATAAARGLGRLPIPTRQGIVLVDPDTISHAALEDELVTVFTGQGDFLTDFTLNELAEKLPAERFHRVHRRALLNLSHVTRLEPLETGGYLARTARGHAVEVSRQSARELRRMLGLRRGAEDEG; translated from the coding sequence GTGAGCCCGCCCCTGCGCGTCCTCGTCGCCGATGATGAATTGCTCGCCCGCAAGCGCCTGTCCCGCCTGCTGGCCGCCTTCCCGGACCTGGAGGTCTGCGGCGAGGCCGCGGATGGAGAGGCCGTGCTCGCCGCCGTGCGCGCCGGGGGCGTGGACGTGGTGCTGCTGGACATCCACATGCCGGGCCTGAGCGGCCTGGACGCGCTCGCGCTGATGCCGGAGGGGCGCCCGCGCGTCATCCTCTGCACCGCGCATGCGGAGCACGCGGTGGACGCCTTCAACCATGGCGCCGTGGACTACGTCCTCAAGCCCGTGGAGCCCGCGCGCCTGCAGAAGGCGCTGGAGCGAGCGCGGGCCCGGCTGGAGGAGTCCGCGCGCGAGGCGCCCGCTGTCAGCGCGGAGAAGCCGGCGGCCACGGCTGCCGCGCGCGGGCTGGGGCGGCTGCCCATTCCCACGCGGCAGGGCATCGTCCTGGTGGACCCGGACACGATTTCGCACGCGGCGCTGGAGGACGAGCTGGTGACGGTGTTCACCGGCCAGGGTGACTTCCTCACCGACTTCACGCTCAACGAACTGGCGGAGAAGCTGCCCGCGGAGCGCTTCCACCGCGTGCACCGGCGCGCGCTGTTGAACCTGTCGCACGTCACCCGGTTGGAGCCGCTGGAGACGGGCGGCTATCTGGCGCGCACGGCTCGCGGCCACGCGGTGGAGGTGAGCCGCCAGTCCGCGCGAGAGCTGCGGCGCATGCTCGGCCTCCGCCGGGGCGCCGAGGACGAGGGCTGA
- a CDS encoding TolB family protein — translation MASSLALAGCGGAEASGSAEPYATESQGLDTSGDASLDADRRIIVYQTQSLQLYWVDSKGRSQLVAQRTGKPMISPDGKQVAYAKLPDNYRAGDPVTHADLYVLDGSSGHSSQVTRGYDDTEPVWAPDSRNLLFQSTTRSRVPSLWKVRDNGSGLAQVTNVSLGRTTTTLVPNPLSSEDVEWDFDRRIIVYSTTSLTNGDVRVISFDRSLNAMAAYSIGSGYGATWTQPGTVAFSRDEDGQTLTMEVHVY, via the coding sequence ATGGCTTCTTCTCTGGCGCTCGCCGGTTGCGGCGGGGCGGAGGCTTCCGGAAGCGCGGAGCCGTACGCGACGGAGTCACAGGGGCTGGACACGAGCGGTGACGCGAGCCTCGACGCCGACCGTCGCATCATCGTTTACCAGACGCAGTCGTTGCAGTTGTATTGGGTTGACAGCAAGGGACGCTCGCAATTGGTGGCGCAGCGCACCGGCAAGCCGATGATTTCGCCGGACGGCAAGCAGGTGGCGTACGCGAAGCTGCCGGACAACTACCGGGCGGGAGACCCGGTGACGCACGCCGACCTCTACGTGCTGGATGGCTCTTCCGGCCACTCCTCGCAGGTCACTCGCGGCTACGACGACACCGAGCCGGTGTGGGCGCCGGACAGCCGCAATCTGCTGTTCCAGTCGACGACGCGCTCGCGCGTGCCGTCGCTCTGGAAGGTCCGGGACAACGGCTCCGGCCTGGCGCAGGTGACGAACGTGAGCCTGGGCCGCACCACCACCACGCTGGTTCCCAACCCGCTCTCCAGCGAAGATGTGGAGTGGGACTTCGACCGTCGCATCATCGTCTACAGCACCACGAGCCTGACCAACGGCGACGTGCGCGTCATCAGCTTCGACCGCTCGCTCAACGCGATGGCCGCGTACAGCATCGGCTCGGGCTACGGCGCGACGTGGACCCAGCCCGGCACCGTCGCCTTCTCGCGTGACGAGGACGGGCAGACCCTCACGATGGAAGTGCACGTGTACTGA